In the Acropora muricata isolate sample 2 chromosome 10, ASM3666990v1, whole genome shotgun sequence genome, one interval contains:
- the LOC136931834 gene encoding pre-mRNA-splicing factor SYF1-like, with the protein MPVSTRNLIIEEEDLPYEEEIIRSPYSVKFWMRYVEHKAKKGSNKALNLLYERALKELPGSYKIWYLYLKERRRQVRGRPITDPAYEDVNNAFERSLVFMHKMPRIWIDYCQFLVDQCKVTRSRRTFDRALRALPITQHTRIWPLYLKFVRKHHIPETAVRVYRRYLKLEQENTEEYIDYLKSVGWLDEAAARLAFIVNKEKFVSKEGKSNHQLWQELCELISKNPDKIKSLKVTDIIRGGLRRFSDSLGQLWNSLADFFIRSGHFEKARDVYEEAIQTVMTVRDFGQVFDAYAQFEESMISAKMETTAEMGATEEDDIDLELRMARFENLMDRRPLLLSSVLLRQNPHNVHEWHKRVKLYEGKPNEIINTYTEAVQTVNPKLASGKPHTLWVEFAKFYEQYGQLKEARLIFDKATKVNYRKVDDLAAVWCEFGEMEIRHENYKQALDLMRRATAMPSAKADYYDETETVQRRVYKSLKLWSMYADLEESLGTFQSTKAVYNRILDLRIATPQIVINFCTFLEEHHYFEESFKIYERGVAMFKWPNVFDIWNTYLTKFIHRYGGKKLERARDLFEQVLEGCPAKFAKSFYLMYAKLEEEHGLARHAMTIYERATKAVLPEEQFEMFNLYIKQAAEIFGVTHTREIYEKAIEVLMDDQAREMCVRFADLERKLGEIDRARSIYMHASQMADPRTTPTFWKVWHDFEVRHGNEDTFREMLRIKRSVQAQFNTQVNFMSAQMLAAAASKAAGASTDEPIVDDMQRLEQQAQAVAAKDVTAKLKEKVLFVRGETNDADNQDTTAVANPEEIDIDDEDDDDGNEQDVQVEQQFVPSKVFGGLKQDED; encoded by the exons ctATAAGATTTGGTATCTTTATCTTAAAGAGAGGAGGAGACAAGTCCGTGGAAG ACCTATAACAGATCCGGCATATGAAGATGTCAATAATGCATTTGAAAGATCATTGGTCTTCATGCATAAG ATGCCTCGAATTTGGATAGATTACTGTCAGTTCTTAGTTGACCAGTGTAAAGTAACAAGATCACGGCGGACATTTGACAGAGCTCTGCGGGCTCTTCCCATCACTCAACACACTCGAATTTGGCCTCTTTATCTGAAGTTTGTCCGCAAACACCACATTCCTGAGACAGCAGTCAGAGTATACAGAAGATATTTAAAG CTTGAGCAAGAAAACACAGAAGAATACATTGATTATCTAAAGTCCGTTGGATGGCTAGATGAAGCAGCTGCACGTCTTGCTTTCATTGTCAATAAG GAGAAATTTGTGTCAAAGGAAGGGAAATCAAATCATCAG CTTTGGCAAGAGCTTTGTGAACTTATTTCCAAGAATCCAGACAAG ATCAAGAGTCTCAAAGTAACTGATATTATTCGAGGAGGATTGCGCAGATTTTCTGACAGTTTAGGTCAACTGTGGAACTCACTTGCTGATTTCTTCATTAGAAGTGGACACTTTGAAAAG GCAAGGGATGTTTACGAAGAAGCCATTCAAACAGTGATGACCGTCAGAGACTTTGGACAG gtttttgaTGCTTATGCTCAGTTTGAGGAAAGTATGATCAGTGCTAAAATGGAGACAACAGCAGAAATGGGGGCCACTGAAGAAG ATGACATTGATTTGGAACTCAGGATGGCACGATTTGAGAATTTAATGGACAGAAGGCCTTTGCTCCTCAGcag tGTTCTCTTGCGTCAAAACCCTCACAATGTCCATGAATGGCATAAAAGAGTCAAGCTTTATGAGGGAAAACCCAATGAAATCATCAACACTTATACAGAAGCTGTACAGACAGTTAACCCCAAGCTGGCATCAGGCAAACCTCACACGTTGTGGGTTGAGTTTGCCAAGTTTTATGAACAGTATGGCCAGCTGAAAGAGGCCCGGTTGATATTTGACAAGGCTACAAAAGTGAATTATCGCAAAGTGGATGACTTGGCTGCTGTGTGGTGTGAGTTTGGTGAAATGGAAATCAGACACGA aaattacAAGCAGGCACTTGACCTTATGAGAAGAGCAACAGCTATGCCATCTGCCAAAGCAGATTACTATGATGAG ACTGAAACAGTACAGAGACGAGTCTACAAATCTTTAAAGCTGTGGTCTATGTATGCTGATCTCGAGGAGAGTTTGGGGACCTTTCAG TCCACGAAGGCAGTGTACAACCGCATTTTGGATCTACGGATAGCAACTCCACAGATTGTAATTAACTTCTGTACGTTTCTTGAGGAACATCACTATTTTGAGGAATCTTTCAAG atcTATGAGCGTGGTGTGGCGATGTTCAAATGGCCAAATGTGTTTGATATATGGAACACGTACTTGACAAAATTCATCCATAGATAC GGTGGGAAAAAACTGGAGCGTGCTAGAGACCTTTTTGAGCAGGTTCTTGAGGGCTGTCCGGCTAAATTTGCAAAAA gtttTTATTTGATGTACGCCAAGCTTGAGGAGGAACATGGTCTTGCTCGCCATGCTATGACAATATACGAGAGAGCAACAAAAGCTGTTTTACCGGAGGAACAGTTTGAA ATGTTCAATCTGTATATTAAGCAAGCAGCGGAAATTTTTGGCGTGACACACACTCGCGAAATCTACGAGAAAGCCATTGAAGTGCTAATGGATGACCAGGCCAG agAGATGTGCGTAAGGTTTGCTGATCTCGAGCGTAAACTCGGAGAGATCGACCGGGCCAGATCAATTTACATGCATGCTTCACAGATGGCCGACCCGCGG ACCACCCCGACTTTCTGGAAAGTGTGGCATGACTTCGAGGTTCGGCATGGAAACGAGGATACGTTCCGCGAAATGTTGCGAATCAAAAGGAGCGTGCAGGCGCAATTCAACACACAG GTTAACTTCATGTCTGCGCAAATGTTGGCAGCAGCCGCAAGCAAAGCCGCCGGAGCAA GTACAGATGAACCAATTGTTGATGACATGCAGCGGTTAGAACAGCAGGCTCAAGCTGTGGCAGCTAAGGATGTGACTgccaagttgaaagaaaaagtcTTGTTCGTCAG GGGGGAGACTAACGACGCTGACAATCAGGACACCACAGCAGTAGCGAACCCGGAAGAAATCGACATTGACGACGAGGACGATGATGATGGAAATGAACAAG ACGTTCAAGTTGAACAGCAATTTGTCCCGAGCAAG GTTTTTGGAGGGTTAAAACAAGATGAAGATTGA